A region of the Methylobacterium nodulans ORS 2060 genome:
AGGTCGAGGATCGGCGGGTACTGGCTGCCCGGCGCGGTCTCGAAGCAATAGCCGAAGCGCAGCTTCAGCAGCGCCTGCGTGGTCGCGTCGGCATAGACCGGGATGCGCCGCCGCATCTGGATCACCAGCGGGCGCAGGTCATCGATGCCGTGGGTGTGGTCGGCATGCGCGTGGGTGAACAGCACGGCGTCGAGCCGCATCACGCCCGCGTCGAGGAGCTGCTCGCGCAGATCCGGCGAGGTATCGACCAGCACCATCGTCGCCGGGCCGGAATGATCCTGGCGTCCCTCGACCAGGATCGAGCAGCGGCCGCGGCGGTTCCTCGGCTCGGCGGGATCGCAGGCGCCCCAGCCGGAGCCGACCCGCGGCACGCCCCCGGAGGAGCCGCAGCCGAGGATGCGGAGCGTCAGCGCGGACATGGGCTGGACCTCATGGGGCCGATCCGGCCTGCGCGGCGTCGCCCTGCGCAGCCTTGTCGAACAGCCGGTAGAAATTGGCGGTGGTGAGCCGCGCGAGGTCGTCCGGCGCCATACCGAGGGTCCGGGCGAGCACCCGGGCGGTCTCCGCGACATAGGCAGGCTCGTTCGGACGGCCGCGATGGGGCTCGGGCGCAAGGTACGGCGCGTCGGTCTCGACGAGGATCCGGTCGCGCGGCACCGCCGCCGCGATCGCCCGCAGCTCCTCCGAGCGGCGGAAGGTCAGGATGCCGGAGAAGGACACGAACAGCCCGAGCTCCACGCCCGCCTCCGCGAGGCGCCGGCCCGACGAGAAGCAGTGCAGCACCGCCCGGAACGGCCCGCGCCCCATCTCCTCGGTGAGGATCGCCTCAATCTCGGCATCCGCCTCGCGGGCGTGGATCACGAGCGGCAGGCCGCTCGCGCGGGCCGCCGCGATATGGGTGCGGAAAACCCGCGCCTGCACGTCCCGCGGGGCGTTGTCGTAGTGGAAGTCGAGGCCCGCCTCGCCGATCCCGATGCAGCGCGGGTGGCGCGCCAGGGCCACGATCTCGTCCGCCGGGATGTCCGGCTCCTCGCCCGCCTGATGCGGATGCGTCCCGACCGTGAAGAAGATCTCGGGGTGAGCCTCGGCGAGGTCGCGATAGACAGGCGCGTGGCGCACCCGGGTCGAGATCGTGACCATCCGGGTCACGCCCGCCGCGCGCGCCCGCTCCAGCACCTCCGGCAGCCGCCCGGCGAGGCCCGGGAAGTCGAGATGGCAATGGCTGTCGACCAGCATGCCGCCTCAGGCCTCCGGCTCGACGAAGCGCGGGAAGATCGGGCTCGGCGCCGGCAGGGCCGTGCCGGGGACGAGCCGGTTCCCCTCCCCGACCTGCGCGAGCCCCCTCGCCTGCTTAGGGGTAGCCAGGAGATCCAAGAGCTTGGCGGCGGCCGCCGGCACGAAGGGCTGCACCAGGATGCCGATCGCGCGCAGCGTCTCGGCCGTGACGTAGAGCACGGTTCCCATGCGGGCCGGGTCGGTCTTGCGCAGGGTCCAGGGCTCCTGGCCGGCGAAGTAGCGGTTGGCCTCCGCCACCACCGCCCAGATCTCCGCGAGCGCATGATGGAGCGCGTAATCCGTCATCGCGGCCCGCGCGGCGGCCGGCAGCGCGTCGGCGGCGGCCAGCAAGGCCCGGTCGGCCTCTATCAGCGCGCCCGGCTCCGGCACGGCGCCCCCGCAATTGCGCGCGATCATGGTGAGCGAGCGCTGGGCGAGGTTGCCGAGATCGTTGGCGAGATCCGCGTTGGTGCGGTTGACGATCGCCTCGTGCGAGTAGTTGCCGTCCTGGCCGAAGGGCACCTCGCGCAGCACGAAGTAGCGCAGCGGGTCCACCCCGTAGAGGCCGGCGAGCTCGACCGGATCCACCACGTTGCCGAGCGACTTCGACATCTTCTCCCCGCGGCTGAGCAGGAAGCCGTGGCCGAAGACGCGCTTGGGCAGGGCCACGCCGGCCGACATCAGGAAGGCCGGCCAGTAGACCGCGTGGAAGCGGATGATGTCCTTGCCGATCACGTGCAGGTCGGCCGGCCAGTGCCGCCAGCGCGGATCGCCCTCGTCCGGAAAGCCGCAGGAGGTGATGTAGTTCGTGAGCGCGTCGACCCAGACATACATCACGTGGCCGGGCGCGCCCGGCACCGGGACGCCCCAGTCGAAGGTGGTGCGGCTGACCGAGAGATCCTGCAGCCCGGAGCGCACGAAGCTCACCACCTCGTTGCGGCGGGTCTCCGGGCCGATGAAGTCGGGGTTCTCGGCGTAATGCGCGAGCAGGCGGTCCGCATAGGCCGAGAGCCGGAAGAAGTAGCTTTCCTCTTCCACCCATTCGACGGGGGTGCCGGTCCTCTCGGCGCAGCGCACGCCGTCGGGGCCGAGCACCAGCTCGGATTCGTCGTAATAGGCCTCGTCGCGGACCGAGTACCAGCCGGAATATTTCGACAGATAGATGTCGCCTGCCTCCTCCATGCGCCGCCAGAGCGCCTGGGACGCCGCGACATGGTCCGGGTCGGTGGTGCGGATGAAGCGGTCGAAGGAGCAGTTCAGGGCCTCGGCCATGGCGCGGAAGCGCGGCGCCATGGCGTCCACGAAGGCTCTGGGCGTGACGCCCGCCTTGGCGGCGGTCTGCTGGATCTTCAGCCCGTGCTCGTCGGTGCCGGTGGTGAAGAACACGTCGTAGCCGTCGATGCGCTTGAACCGCGCGATGGCATCCGTGGCGATCACCTCGTAGGCGTGGCCGATATGCGGCGCGCCGTTCGGATACGAGATCGCCGTGGTGATGGTGAAGCGTTCGCCCGCCACGAAAGGGGTTCCCGAGAAGGTTCGAGGATCGCGAGGGGCGCGGCCGCGCCCCCTTGTCTCTCAAGCCTTAGAGCAAATTCGGGGTGAGGTGGACACCCCCTGCCCTGAGCAAAGCGCATGGATGGCCTGGCGCCCCGCTCTAGAGCGGTGTTCATCCGTT
Encoded here:
- a CDS encoding MBL fold metallo-hydrolase, translating into MSALTLRILGCGSSGGVPRVGSGWGACDPAEPRNRRGRCSILVEGRQDHSGPATMVLVDTSPDLREQLLDAGVMRLDAVLFTHAHADHTHGIDDLRPLVIQMRRRIPVYADATTQALLKLRFGYCFETAPGSQYPPILDLHELPDGIPLSLAGPGGPVTASSFRMEHGDEEALGFRFADAAYAPDVSTMPEAAKAHLRGLDLLIIDALRDTPHPTHYSVSDALALIEEVRPRRAILTNLHTDLDYEALRRRLPEGVVPAYDGLTVTVDG
- a CDS encoding TatD family hydrolase; translation: MLVDSHCHLDFPGLAGRLPEVLERARAAGVTRMVTISTRVRHAPVYRDLAEAHPEIFFTVGTHPHQAGEEPDIPADEIVALARHPRCIGIGEAGLDFHYDNAPRDVQARVFRTHIAAARASGLPLVIHAREADAEIEAILTEEMGRGPFRAVLHCFSSGRRLAEAGVELGLFVSFSGILTFRRSEELRAIAAAVPRDRILVETDAPYLAPEPHRGRPNEPAYVAETARVLARTLGMAPDDLARLTTANFYRLFDKAAQGDAAQAGSAP
- the metG gene encoding methionine--tRNA ligase, producing the protein MAGERFTITTAISYPNGAPHIGHAYEVIATDAIARFKRIDGYDVFFTTGTDEHGLKIQQTAAKAGVTPRAFVDAMAPRFRAMAEALNCSFDRFIRTTDPDHVAASQALWRRMEEAGDIYLSKYSGWYSVRDEAYYDESELVLGPDGVRCAERTGTPVEWVEEESYFFRLSAYADRLLAHYAENPDFIGPETRRNEVVSFVRSGLQDLSVSRTTFDWGVPVPGAPGHVMYVWVDALTNYITSCGFPDEGDPRWRHWPADLHVIGKDIIRFHAVYWPAFLMSAGVALPKRVFGHGFLLSRGEKMSKSLGNVVDPVELAGLYGVDPLRYFVLREVPFGQDGNYSHEAIVNRTNADLANDLGNLAQRSLTMIARNCGGAVPEPGALIEADRALLAAADALPAAARAAMTDYALHHALAEIWAVVAEANRYFAGQEPWTLRKTDPARMGTVLYVTAETLRAIGILVQPFVPAAAAKLLDLLATPKQARGLAQVGEGNRLVPGTALPAPSPIFPRFVEPEA